A stretch of the Aphis gossypii isolate Hap1 chromosome 2, ASM2018417v2, whole genome shotgun sequence genome encodes the following:
- the LOC114129773 gene encoding splicing factor 3A subunit 2, protein MDYQNRPGGKTGGGGVASWTETNKDRRERLRQLALETIDLQKDPYFMKNHLGSYECKLCLTLHNNEGSYLAHTQGKKHQANLARRAAKEAKDAPQQPAPEKPRVETKKFVKIGRPGYRVTKQKDPETGQQSLLFQIDYPEITDNVRPRHRFMSAYEQRIEPPDRKWQYLLFAAEPYETISFKVPSREVDKSEMKFWAHWNTQAKQFYLQFAYKVEQMKPPPPMKPPPPSLPPPPQHNMMHQPGSNMMSHMFPPPPMYNPGPPQMMSNMIPPPPQLMG, encoded by the exons atggaTTATCAAAACCGTCCTGGTGGTAAGactggtggtggtggtgttgCATCATGGACAGAGACTAATAAAGATAGACGTGAACGTCTTAGACAATTGGCTTTGGAAACTATTGATCTTCAAAAAGAtccttattttatgaaaaatcatttag GGTCCTACGAATGTAAACTTTGTCTTACTCTACATAATAATGAGGGAAGTTATTTAGCCCATACACAAGGTAAAAAACATCAAGCGAATTTAGCACGTCGAGCAGCTAAAGAAGCTAAAGATGCTCCACAACAACCTGCTCCTGAAAAACCACGAGTAGAAACTAAAAAGTTTGTTAAAATTGGACGACCTGGATATAGGGTTACGAAGCAAAAAGATCCAGAAACAGGCCAACAAAgtttactttttcaaattgATTACCCtg AAATTACTGATAATGTACGTCCACGCCATCGATTCATGTCGGCATATGAACAAAGAATTGAGCCACCTGACAGGAAATGGCAGTATTTGTTGTTTGCTGCAGAACCTTATGAAACAATTTCCTTTAAAGTACCAAGTCGTGAAGTGGATAAATCTGAAATGAAATTTTGGGCTCATTGGAATACTCaagcaaaacaattttatttacaatttgcaTATAAAGTTGAACAAATGAAACCACCACCTCCAATGAAACCTCCTCCACCATCTCTTCCACCTCCACCACAACACAACATGATGCATCAACCTGGTTCAAATATGATGTCTCATATGTTCCCTCCTCCGCCTATGTATAATCCTGGACCACCTCAAATGATGAGTAATATGATACCTCCACCTCCTCAATTGATGggttaa